The Henckelia pumila isolate YLH828 chromosome 2, ASM3356847v2, whole genome shotgun sequence genome includes a window with the following:
- the LOC140877112 gene encoding uncharacterized protein, which translates to MDKLLCIMFFMIVGIASFSGVYSAGECPKSTPDMEVMKLIPCASAAQDSKAKVSKGCCTQVKILGQNPKCLCAVMLSKTAKSSGVKPEIAITIPKRCNLAHRPVGFKCGAYILP; encoded by the exons ATGGACAAACTCTTATGCATTATGTTTTTCATGATCGTCGGGATTGCTAGTTTCAGCGGCGTGTATTCAGCTGGAGAATGTCCTAAATCGACCCCGGACATGGAAGTCATGAAGCTGATTCCATGCGCATCCGCCGCACAAGACTCTAAAGCCAAGGTTTCCAAAGGTTGCTGCACTCAGGTGAAGATATTGGGACAGAACCCCAAGTGTTTGTGTGCGGTTATGCTTTCGAAGACGGCCAAGAGTTCAGGGGTGAAGCCTGAAATCGCCATAACCATTCCCAAGAGGTGCAACCTTGCTCACAGGCCAGTTGGTTTCAAATGTGGAG CTTACATTTTGCCTTAA
- the LOC140878037 gene encoding uncharacterized protein, producing MKKQYYLCILALIIWITSLSVVHPAGECPGSTPDKEALKLIPCQSAARNSTAPVSSSCCTQVEKMEHDPKCLCAVLLSNMAKRSGVKPEIAITIPKRCDLADRPVGYQCGAYTLP from the exons ATGAAGAAACAGTACTACTTGTGCATTTTGGCTTTGATCATATGGATCACAAGTTTAAGCGTAGTTCATCCAGCTGGTGAATGCCCTGGATCAACCCCGGACAAGGAAGCTTTGAAGCTGATTCCATGCCAATCTGCGGCACGAAACTCGACTGCTCCGGTCTCCAGCTCTTGCTGCACTCAGGTGGAGAAAATGGAGCATGATCCCAAGTGTTTGTGTGCCGTTTTGCTGTCCAATATGGCCAAGCGATCGGGGGTGAAGCCTGAAATCGCCATTACCATTCCCAAGAGGTGTGATCTTGCTGATAGACCAGTTGGTTATCAGTGCGGAG CTTACACTTTGCCTTAG